In Chloroflexota bacterium, a single window of DNA contains:
- a CDS encoding TfoX/Sxy family DNA transformation protein produces the protein MGIASAEDLHNVGVVEAYRRVKMAYPDQVTLNMLYALQGALMELHWKDVPQEVKTALLQEVGEEVTRRRRTVKSRGTW, from the coding sequence GTGGGCATTGCCTCAGCCGAAGACCTGCACAACGTCGGCGTCGTCGAGGCTTACCGGCGTGTCAAAATGGCCTATCCCGATCAGGTTACGCTCAACATGCTGTATGCCCTCCAGGGCGCGCTGATGGAGTTGCACTGGAAGGACGTGCCGCAGGAAGTGAAGACGGCCTTGTTGCAGGAAGTTGGCGAGGAAGTGACCCGGCGGCGGCGCACGGTGAAGAGTCGAGGCACCTGGTGA